A genomic region of Pontibaca methylaminivorans contains the following coding sequences:
- the cas1e gene encoding type I-E CRISPR-associated endonuclease Cas1e: MAIPGLPPPKPIPLKDRASLVFVERAQLDVQDGAFVAVNADGTRTHIPVGGLAGIMLEPGARISHAAVALAARVGTLITWVGEAGVRLYSAGQPGGARSDRLLWQASIALDPAARLRVVRKMYQVRFREPAPERRSIDQLRGIEGVRVRKAYELLAQTHGVTWKWRQYDVADWEAGDVPNRCLSAATACLHGLTEAAVLAAGYAPAIGFLHTGKPLSFVYDIADLWKLETVVPEAFRIAGQHARGKLDMSPDRAVRLACRDAFRRTGLLAKIIPGIEEVLAAGDLPRPEPPPDAIGPAFDDGAGSGDEGHRG; this comes from the coding sequence ATGGCGATTCCCGGTCTGCCGCCGCCAAAGCCGATTCCGCTCAAGGATCGCGCCTCGCTGGTTTTCGTCGAGCGGGCGCAACTGGATGTGCAGGACGGCGCCTTCGTCGCGGTCAATGCCGACGGCACGCGGACGCATATCCCGGTGGGCGGCCTTGCCGGGATCATGCTGGAACCCGGTGCCCGCATCAGCCATGCCGCCGTGGCCTTGGCGGCGCGCGTGGGAACCCTGATCACCTGGGTGGGCGAGGCGGGCGTGCGGCTTTACTCTGCCGGCCAGCCCGGTGGTGCCCGATCCGACCGGCTGCTCTGGCAGGCGTCCATCGCGCTTGATCCCGCCGCGCGGCTGCGTGTGGTGCGCAAGATGTATCAGGTGCGCTTTCGCGAACCCGCGCCCGAGCGCCGCTCGATCGACCAGCTCCGCGGCATCGAAGGGGTGCGGGTCCGCAAGGCCTATGAGCTTCTGGCGCAAACGCATGGTGTCACCTGGAAGTGGCGGCAATACGATGTCGCGGATTGGGAGGCGGGCGACGTGCCGAACCGCTGCCTTTCCGCCGCGACCGCCTGCCTGCACGGTCTGACCGAGGCGGCGGTTCTGGCCGCGGGCTATGCCCCGGCCATCGGCTTTCTGCATACCGGCAAGCCGCTGTCCTTCGTCTACGACATCGCTGATCTCTGGAAGCTGGAAACCGTCGTTCCCGAGGCGTTCCGCATCGCCGGGCAACATGCGCGCGGCAAGCTGGACATGTCGCCGGACCGGGCCGTGCGGCTTGCCTGCCGCGATGCCTTTCGCCGCACCGGCCTGCTGGCGAAGATCATCCCCGGCATCGAGGAGGTGCTGGCGGCGGGCGATCTGCCCCGTCCCGAGCCGCCGCCGGATGCGATCGGCCCGGCTTTCGACGACGGGGCCGGTTCAGGAGACGAGGGGCATCGCGGATAA
- the cas2e gene encoding type I-E CRISPR-associated endoribonuclease Cas2e: MVVVLNNAPPRLRGRLAAWLLEVRAGVYVGNYSARTRARIWEQVEAYIEGGDAVMIWKAPTDQGFEFLTIGRNRRMPVDFDGLKLVSFYPRE, encoded by the coding sequence ATGGTCGTCGTCCTGAACAACGCCCCGCCCCGCCTGCGTGGCCGCCTTGCCGCCTGGCTGCTGGAGGTGAGGGCGGGCGTCTATGTCGGCAACTATTCCGCCAGGACCCGGGCCCGCATCTGGGAGCAGGTCGAAGCCTATATCGAGGGCGGCGATGCGGTGATGATCTGGAAGGCGCCCACGGATCAGGGATTCGAGTTTCTGACCATTGGCCGCAACCGCCGGATGCCGGTCGATTTCGACGGATTGAAGCTGGTTTCGTTCTATCCACGCGAATAG
- a CDS encoding MBL fold metallo-hydrolase, which translates to MNTPCPDFAPKPGRAVTLLPGLRRILAPNPSPMTGAGTNTYLLGTRDLAVIDPGPASRAHLDAIRAALGPGQRISHIFVTHSHLDHSALAGALARQSGAPVFAFGDSNAGRSPFMSRLLAEGLSGGGEGIDRDFAPDRRLCDGESVSGDGWHLRVIHTPGHFGNHIALAWGRHCFTGDHVMGWASSLVSPPDGDLGDFMASCERLRRDDWDCFHPGHGAPVTDPAGRLDWLMAHRRSREAEILRELAAGAARIGDLARRIYADIPAPLLPAAERNVLAHLLDLLRRDHVRMTGPPGSKGRFSITSPRHKPGAQ; encoded by the coding sequence ATGAACACCCCCTGCCCCGATTTCGCCCCGAAACCCGGCCGCGCCGTGACGCTGCTGCCGGGGTTGCGGCGGATTCTCGCGCCCAACCCGTCACCCATGACCGGCGCGGGGACCAACACCTATCTGCTCGGCACGCGCGATCTGGCGGTGATCGACCCGGGGCCCGCCAGCCGCGCGCACCTTGACGCGATCCGCGCGGCACTCGGCCCCGGGCAGCGGATCAGCCACATCTTCGTCACCCATTCGCATCTGGACCATTCGGCACTGGCCGGGGCGCTGGCCCGGCAGAGCGGCGCGCCCGTGTTCGCGTTTGGCGATTCGAACGCCGGGCGCAGCCCCTTCATGAGCCGGCTTCTGGCCGAGGGGCTGTCCGGCGGCGGCGAAGGCATCGACCGCGACTTTGCCCCCGACCGGCGCCTGTGCGACGGCGAATCGGTCTCGGGCGACGGCTGGCACCTGCGCGTCATCCACACGCCGGGCCATTTCGGCAATCACATCGCCCTTGCCTGGGGACGGCACTGCTTTACCGGCGATCACGTCATGGGCTGGGCAAGTTCGCTCGTGTCGCCCCCCGACGGCGATCTCGGTGACTTCATGGCCTCCTGCGAACGCCTGCGGCGGGACGACTGGGACTGTTTCCACCCCGGGCATGGCGCGCCCGTCACCGATCCGGCGGGGCGACTCGACTGGCTGATGGCGCATCGCCGCAGCCGCGAGGCCGAGATCCTGCGCGAACTCGCCGCCGGTGCCGCGCGCATAGGCGATCTGGCCCGGCGCATATATGCCGACATCCCGGCACCGCTGCTGCCCGCGGCGGAACGCAATGTGCTCGCGCATCTGCTCGATCTGCTGCGCCGCGACCATGTCCGCATGACCGGTCCGCCGGGCAGCAAGGGCCGGTTTTCGATCACGTCCCCCCGGCATAAACCCGGAGCGCAATGA
- a CDS encoding ATP-binding protein, with the protein MMFRWLKRFTPRGLYGRTALILVAPVVVLQLVVSFVFIGRHLSKVTTELAYAELRELAVISDVVDGSMTQGEALARMAPLLHRFGMGARFVEPGAMPDEDFIQWYDFSARVVRDTFRERMPQIAVLEFGSDNMVLAYRETALGVLRLSFSRRRVTVAAPHQLIVTMVAFGVLMTVIAFVYMRNQLRPITRLARAAQAFGRGHHMRYKPSGAVEVRAAGHAFLDMRDRIERQIEQRTMMLSGVSHDLRTPLTRLKLGLSMMEDSEPLLNDVAEMQKLLDAFLDFSRGAVEDEAEPVNPLDLVGQIVADAQRAGMGVELALAEGDSDATLMLRPSAIRRAVENLISNALRYGNRAEVSVLLTPRQLRIRVEDEGPGIAEADREEAVKPFTRLDPARNQDRGSGVGLGLAIVADVASIHGGRLVLGRSERLGGLLAEIVIAR; encoded by the coding sequence ATGATGTTTCGCTGGCTCAAACGCTTTACTCCGCGCGGGCTTTACGGGCGCACCGCGCTCATCCTGGTGGCGCCGGTCGTGGTGCTGCAGCTCGTGGTGTCCTTTGTCTTCATCGGCCGCCATCTAAGCAAGGTCACGACCGAACTCGCCTATGCCGAACTGCGCGAGCTCGCGGTGATTTCGGATGTGGTCGACGGGTCCATGACGCAGGGCGAGGCGCTGGCGCGCATGGCGCCGCTTCTGCACCGTTTCGGGATGGGCGCGCGGTTTGTGGAGCCCGGGGCGATGCCGGACGAGGATTTCATCCAATGGTATGATTTTTCGGCCCGCGTGGTGCGCGACACATTCCGCGAGCGGATGCCGCAGATCGCGGTGCTGGAATTCGGCAGCGACAACATGGTTCTGGCCTACCGTGAAACCGCGCTCGGGGTGCTTCGTCTCAGCTTCAGCCGCCGCCGGGTGACGGTCGCGGCGCCGCATCAGCTGATCGTGACCATGGTCGCCTTCGGGGTTTTGATGACCGTCATCGCCTTTGTCTACATGCGCAACCAGCTGCGCCCGATCACCCGGCTTGCCCGCGCGGCGCAGGCTTTCGGGCGCGGGCATCACATGCGCTACAAGCCCTCGGGCGCGGTCGAGGTGCGCGCGGCGGGCCATGCCTTTCTGGACATGCGCGACCGGATCGAGCGCCAGATCGAACAGCGCACGATGATGCTGTCCGGGGTCAGTCACGACCTGCGCACACCGCTGACGCGGCTGAAGCTCGGGCTTTCCATGATGGAAGATTCCGAGCCGCTGCTGAACGACGTCGCCGAGATGCAGAAGCTGCTGGACGCGTTCCTCGATTTTTCGCGCGGGGCGGTCGAGGACGAGGCGGAGCCGGTCAATCCGCTCGATCTGGTCGGGCAGATCGTTGCGGATGCGCAGCGGGCGGGCATGGGGGTCGAACTTGCCCTGGCCGAGGGCGACAGCGACGCGACGCTGATGCTGCGCCCGAGCGCGATCCGCCGGGCGGTCGAAAACCTTATTTCCAACGCCCTGCGCTATGGGAACCGGGCCGAGGTCTCGGTGCTGCTGACGCCCCGGCAGTTGCGGATCCGGGTCGAGGACGAGGGGCCGGGCATCGCCGAAGCCGACCGCGAAGAGGCGGTGAAACCCTTTACCCGGCTCGATCCGGCGCGCAATCAGGATCGCGGCAGCGGGGTCGGGCTCGGGCTTGCCATCGTCGCCGATGTGGCGAGCATCCACGGCGGGCGGCTGGTGCTGGGCCGGAGCGAGCGGCTTGGCGGTCTGCTGGCCGAGATCGTCATCGCCCGCTGA
- the bmt gene encoding betaine--homocysteine S-methyltransferase, which produces MTDLLTRMLAEKDVLLADGATGTNLFAMGLPAGETPEIWNAEQPEKIRALYRGAVDAGSDLFLTNTFGGNAARLKLHQAQARVHELNRIGAELARDVAETAGRKVVVAGSVGPTGEIMEPVGTLSHALAVEMFHEQADALREGGVDVAWLETVFAPEEYRAAAEAFQLAGLPWCGTMSFDTAGRTMMGVTPAALAQMVESIDNPPVAFGANCGRGASDLLRTVLGFVAQGTERPIIAKGNAGIPKFTDGEIHYDGTPELMADYAVMARDCGARIVGGCCGTTPEHLRHMRAALDERPKGERPTLEVIAQALGPFSSPDDGNEDNGAAARPARSGRRRHRD; this is translated from the coding sequence ATGACCGACCTGCTGACCCGCATGCTTGCAGAAAAGGATGTGCTGCTCGCGGATGGCGCGACCGGCACCAATCTTTTCGCCATGGGGCTTCCGGCGGGCGAGACGCCGGAAATCTGGAACGCCGAACAGCCCGAGAAGATCCGCGCCCTCTATCGCGGCGCCGTCGACGCCGGGAGCGACCTGTTCCTGACCAACACCTTCGGCGGCAACGCGGCGCGGCTCAAGCTGCACCAGGCGCAGGCGCGGGTGCATGAACTGAACCGCATCGGCGCCGAACTCGCCCGCGACGTGGCCGAGACCGCGGGGCGCAAGGTGGTGGTCGCCGGCTCCGTCGGCCCCACCGGCGAGATCATGGAGCCGGTCGGCACGCTGTCCCACGCGCTTGCGGTCGAGATGTTCCACGAACAGGCCGACGCGCTCCGGGAGGGCGGCGTAGATGTCGCCTGGCTGGAAACCGTCTTCGCCCCCGAGGAATACCGCGCGGCCGCCGAGGCGTTCCAGCTGGCCGGCCTGCCCTGGTGCGGCACCATGAGCTTTGACACCGCCGGGCGCACCATGATGGGCGTAACCCCGGCCGCGCTCGCGCAGATGGTCGAGTCGATCGACAACCCGCCCGTCGCCTTCGGCGCGAACTGCGGGCGGGGCGCATCGGATCTGCTGCGCACGGTGCTCGGGTTCGTCGCACAGGGGACCGAGCGGCCGATCATCGCCAAGGGCAATGCCGGCATCCCGAAATTCACCGATGGAGAAATCCATTACGACGGCACGCCCGAACTCATGGCCGATTATGCGGTGATGGCCCGGGACTGCGGCGCGCGTATTGTCGGCGGCTGCTGCGGCACGACGCCCGAACATCTGCGCCACATGCGCGCCGCGCTCGATGAACGCCCGAAGGGCGAGCGCCCCACGCTCGAGGTGATCGCCCAGGCGCTCGGCCCGTTCAGTTCCCCCGATGACGGGAACGAGGACAACGGCGCCGCCGCGCGCCCGGCCCGAAGCGGCCGCCGCCGGCACCGCGACTGA
- a CDS encoding DUF1476 domain-containing protein, translating to MTTFDDRKNAFEKKYAHDEEMLFKAVARRNRLVGLWAAELLGKSGSEADAYAKEIVLADLKLPGPDDVIERLEADLGARADAATIRAKLDELLPVAKAQLIAELDDQEG from the coding sequence ATGACCACATTCGACGACCGCAAGAACGCCTTCGAGAAGAAATATGCCCATGACGAAGAAATGCTGTTCAAGGCCGTGGCCCGCCGCAACCGGCTGGTCGGGCTCTGGGCGGCGGAACTGCTGGGCAAGTCCGGCAGCGAAGCCGACGCATATGCAAAGGAGATCGTGCTTGCCGATCTGAAACTGCCGGGGCCGGATGACGTGATCGAGCGGCTCGAGGCGGATCTGGGCGCCCGCGCCGATGCGGCGACCATCCGCGCCAAGCTCGACGAACTGCTGCCGGTGGCCAAGGCACAACTGATCGCGGAACTAGACGACCAGGAGGGCTGA
- the purC gene encoding phosphoribosylaminoimidazolesuccinocarboxamide synthase, with protein sequence MARRKKIYEGKAKILYEGPEPGTLVQYFKDDATAFNAKKKDVIDGKGVLNNRLCEYFMTGLNNIGVPTHFIRRLNMREQLVRACEIVPLEVIVRNFAAGSLSERLGIEEGTQLPRPIIEYCYKDDALGDPLVTEEHIAAFGWASAQDMDDILSLALRVNDFLAGVMYGVGIKLIDFKIEIGRIYEGDFQRLVVADEISPDSCRLWDIESGRKLDKDVFRRDLGNLSDAYSEVAHRLGVLPRAQVTKPKLIN encoded by the coding sequence ATGGCTCGGCGCAAGAAGATCTATGAGGGCAAGGCCAAGATTCTCTATGAAGGCCCCGAGCCCGGAACGCTCGTCCAGTATTTCAAGGACGATGCCACCGCATTCAACGCCAAGAAAAAGGACGTGATCGACGGCAAGGGCGTGCTGAACAACCGCCTCTGCGAATATTTCATGACCGGGCTCAACAACATCGGCGTGCCGACCCATTTCATCCGCCGCCTGAACATGCGCGAACAGCTTGTGCGCGCCTGCGAGATCGTCCCGCTCGAGGTGATCGTGCGCAATTTCGCCGCCGGCAGCCTGAGCGAGCGGCTCGGCATCGAGGAGGGCACGCAACTGCCGCGCCCGATCATCGAATACTGCTACAAGGACGATGCGCTCGGCGACCCGCTGGTGACCGAGGAACATATCGCCGCCTTCGGCTGGGCCAGCGCCCAGGACATGGACGATATCCTGAGCCTTGCACTGCGGGTCAACGACTTCCTTGCCGGGGTCATGTATGGCGTCGGCATCAAGCTGATCGACTTCAAGATCGAGATCGGCCGCATCTACGAGGGCGATTTCCAGCGCCTTGTGGTCGCGGACGAGATCAGCCCCGATTCCTGCCGGCTCTGGGACATCGAATCCGGGCGCAAGCTCGACAAGGACGTGTTCCGCCGCGATCTCGGCAACCTGAGCGACGCCTATTCCGAGGTCGCGCATCGCCTGGGCGTGCTGCCCCGCGCGCAGGTCACGAAGCCGAAGCTGATCAACTGA
- a CDS encoding sensor histidine kinase — translation MLPGRRESTGGWRFRVLLFVVLVAAVATVWVTNRLLTDRFTEVTRNRAELRLALYGGNLVSELRRNSIVPQLLARDPTLIAALNSKDFSQSTQRLISFVEEIGAASLMLLDSSGRTVAATDRSRLGASHRGEPYFVDALRSNTTVFSVIPRDAGGYRFTYSRRLDSAGSVLGVIVVEVDLQKFERAWAGISDAMMVTDASGAIILSTESRWRGLTESEAVQLQPPRNAIERAIRATADWTALPADAYLRGEAVMRTSTRIPFRGWRMISFSTYESVRERVNGVLALEIMGFALLLAGGFYVLNRRTALRMALFERESAELRLLNARLQREIAERERVQENLAVAEQTLAQSSKLAALGEMSAAVSHELNQPLAAMKTYLAGARLLLRRNRPEEALASFGRIDALIERMGAITRQLKSYARKGAESFSPVNMGDALASALSMMEPQLRQRQVQITQILPDEPVWVMGDRMRIEQVMVNLLRNAIDATKSVAEPEVQIILAAGETATLTVRDNGEGIEDLDALFEPFYTTKTPGDGVGLGLAISSGIVNDLGGRLTARNARDGGAVFEMQLPILDDGMEAAE, via the coding sequence ATGCTTCCCGGTCGTCGCGAATCGACCGGGGGCTGGCGGTTCCGCGTGCTCCTGTTCGTGGTGCTGGTGGCGGCGGTCGCGACCGTCTGGGTCACCAACCGTCTGCTGACCGACCGGTTCACCGAGGTCACGCGCAACCGTGCCGAGCTGCGGCTTGCGCTGTATGGCGGCAACCTCGTGAGCGAACTGCGCCGCAATTCGATCGTGCCGCAGCTTCTGGCGCGCGATCCGACGCTGATCGCGGCGCTGAACTCCAAGGATTTCAGCCAGTCCACCCAGCGGCTGATTTCCTTCGTGGAAGAGATCGGCGCGGCCTCGCTCATGCTGCTCGACAGCAGCGGGCGTACGGTGGCGGCGACCGACCGCAGCCGGCTGGGCGCTTCGCACCGGGGTGAACCCTATTTCGTCGATGCGCTGCGCTCCAACACCACGGTGTTCTCGGTCATCCCGCGCGATGCGGGCGGCTATCGTTTCACCTATTCGCGCCGCCTCGACAGTGCCGGATCGGTGCTCGGGGTGATCGTGGTCGAGGTCGATCTGCAGAAATTCGAACGGGCCTGGGCCGGGATTTCGGATGCGATGATGGTGACCGATGCGTCCGGCGCCATCATCCTGTCGACGGAATCGCGCTGGCGCGGCCTGACCGAATCCGAGGCGGTGCAGTTGCAGCCGCCGCGCAACGCCATCGAGCGCGCGATCCGGGCCACGGCCGACTGGACCGCGCTGCCGGCCGACGCCTATTTGCGCGGCGAGGCGGTGATGCGCACCTCGACGCGGATCCCGTTCCGGGGCTGGCGGATGATTTCCTTCAGCACCTATGAATCGGTGCGCGAACGGGTGAACGGGGTGCTCGCGCTCGAGATCATGGGGTTCGCGCTGCTTCTGGCCGGTGGATTCTACGTGCTGAACCGGCGCACGGCGCTGCGCATGGCGCTGTTCGAGCGTGAATCCGCCGAATTGCGCCTGCTGAACGCCCGGCTCCAGCGCGAAATCGCCGAGCGCGAGCGGGTGCAGGAGAACCTGGCCGTGGCCGAACAGACGCTGGCGCAGTCGAGCAAGCTCGCCGCGCTGGGCGAGATGTCGGCGGCGGTGAGCCACGAACTGAACCAGCCGCTCGCGGCGATGAAGACCTATCTTGCCGGTGCGCGGCTCTTGCTGCGGCGCAACCGCCCCGAGGAGGCGCTGGCCTCTTTCGGGCGCATTGACGCCCTGATCGAGCGCATGGGGGCGATCACGCGTCAGTTGAAATCCTATGCCCGCAAGGGGGCCGAGAGCTTTTCCCCGGTCAACATGGGCGATGCGCTGGCGTCGGCCCTGTCGATGATGGAGCCGCAACTGCGCCAGCGCCAGGTGCAGATCACCCAGATTCTGCCGGACGAGCCGGTCTGGGTGATGGGTGACCGGATGCGGATCGAACAGGTGATGGTCAATCTCTTGCGCAACGCGATCGACGCCACCAAGTCGGTGGCGGAACCCGAGGTGCAGATCATTCTCGCGGCCGGCGAGACGGCGACGCTCACGGTGCGCGACAACGGCGAGGGGATCGAGGATCTGGATGCGCTGTTCGAGCCGTTCTATACGACCAAGACGCCGGGCGACGGCGTCGGGCTGGGGCTTGCGATTTCCTCGGGGATCGTGAACGACCTGGGCGGCCGCCTGACGGCGCGCAATGCGCGCGATGGCGGTGCGGTATTCGAAATGCAGCTTCCGATTCTCGACGACGGGATGGAAGCGGCGGAATGA
- a CDS encoding sigma-54-dependent transcriptional regulator encodes MAQAMKIAIIDDEQDMRQSISQWLALSGYDTEAFASAEEALKKLGPDYPGIVITDIRMPGMDGMQFLKKLMGTDSALPVIMITGHGDVPMAVEAMRLGAFDFLEKPFDPDRMSELARRATATRRLTLDNRALRRELSDGSQLMKKLIGSSPQIERLREDILDLGQADGHVLIDGETGTGKTLVAHALHAVGSRAGKKFVLLSCAAIEEEALSRRLFGPMQPEDTQLPAIEEARGGTLVLEDIEALSETLQAKLLSAINAQGTPSETRIIAISNMQEAGRTCEDALRPDLFYRLAALRITVPPLRQRGEDILTLFTRLSEQFADEYGCDAPQISAQEAAQLLQAPWPGNVRQLINIAERAVLQSRRGAGTIASLLMSDHEEMQPVMTTEGKPLKEYVEAFERMLIDNTMRRHKGSIASVMDELCLPRRTLNEKMAKYGLQRADYL; translated from the coding sequence ATGGCCCAGGCCATGAAGATTGCGATCATTGATGATGAACAGGACATGCGCCAGAGCATCAGCCAGTGGCTCGCGCTGTCGGGCTACGATACCGAGGCCTTTGCCAGCGCCGAAGAGGCGCTGAAGAAGCTCGGCCCCGATTATCCGGGCATCGTGATCACCGATATCCGCATGCCGGGCATGGACGGGATGCAGTTCCTGAAAAAGCTGATGGGCACCGACAGCGCGCTGCCGGTCATCATGATCACCGGTCATGGCGACGTGCCCATGGCGGTCGAGGCGATGCGGCTCGGGGCCTTTGACTTTCTGGAAAAGCCCTTCGATCCCGACCGCATGTCCGAACTGGCCCGCCGCGCCACCGCAACGCGGCGCCTGACCCTCGACAACCGCGCGCTGCGCCGCGAACTGAGCGACGGCAGTCAACTGATGAAGAAGCTGATCGGCTCCAGCCCGCAGATCGAGCGGCTGCGTGAGGATATCCTCGACCTCGGGCAGGCCGACGGGCATGTGCTCATCGACGGGGAGACCGGCACCGGCAAGACCCTGGTCGCCCATGCGCTGCACGCGGTCGGCAGCCGGGCGGGCAAGAAATTCGTGCTGCTGAGCTGCGCCGCGATCGAGGAAGAGGCGCTCTCGCGGCGGCTGTTCGGCCCGATGCAGCCCGAGGATACGCAGCTTCCGGCGATCGAGGAGGCCCGCGGCGGCACGCTCGTGCTCGAGGATATCGAGGCGTTGAGCGAAACGCTTCAGGCCAAGCTGCTGAGCGCGATCAACGCCCAGGGCACCCCGTCGGAGACCCGCATCATCGCCATTTCCAACATGCAGGAGGCCGGCCGCACCTGCGAGGACGCGCTGCGCCCGGACCTGTTCTATCGCCTTGCGGCATTGCGCATCACCGTTCCGCCGCTGCGCCAGCGCGGCGAGGACATCCTGACCCTGTTCACGCGGCTCAGTGAACAGTTCGCCGATGAATACGGCTGCGACGCGCCCCAGATCTCGGCGCAGGAGGCGGCCCAGCTGCTGCAGGCGCCGTGGCCGGGCAATGTCCGTCAGCTCATCAACATCGCCGAACGCGCGGTGCTGCAGTCGCGCCGCGGCGCCGGCACCATCGCTTCGCTGCTGATGTCCGACCACGAAGAGATGCAGCCGGTCATGACCACCGAGGGCAAGCCGCTCAAGGAATATGTCGAGGCGTTCGAGCGCATGCTGATCGACAACACCATGCGCCGCCACAAGGGGAGCATCGCGAGCGTCATGGACGAGCTTTGCCTGCCGCGGCGCACCCTGAACGAGAAGATGGCGAAATACGGGCTGCAGCGCGCGGATTACCTTTGA